One Drosophila willistoni isolate 14030-0811.24 chromosome 2R unlocalized genomic scaffold, UCI_dwil_1.1 Seg167, whole genome shotgun sequence DNA segment encodes these proteins:
- the LOC111518558 gene encoding uncharacterized protein LOC111518558 produces the protein MHRRICSTKTVLRILLLIIVLNIIFFGLSRLFISQCQSSSFHRLINLSQFRLEQNGDYWIYHQFIVPLTNKLANETITLTTHGTYLDLGNLEWLLMRWSDPISMAVYVKADNFEATLNRLRDIKYCSGYGYIFDQWVSVQLVFNDKQVPNNLRALINKQEKEFACHLSNQAEESNNNIPPKHEQNDYPMSLLKNVARLNAKTYFVLATELDVLPTMQLAKNFLKLAKLYKPAQPWRTVYCVPIVPYFEPKEPEKRSDLVTLVANYMNQANVFYSLKPEDRDQLKTLRNWLNSSTSDDKIGIYRVSKSSDYCATYISTNSYEPLYDQRLIESPYIDNGFRHQVLTGLNFDFVVLNGTFMTRRRAVWSNESELSSETLTIDKASQKAHILELIKFNSLTLWPRYR, from the exons ATGCATCGTCGCATATGTTCAACGAAAACTGTTTTACGGATTCTGTTGCTGATTATTGTActtaatataatattttttggaTTATCCCGGTTGTTTATTTCACAATGTCAATCAAGTTCCTTTCATCGCTTAATCAACCTTTCCCAGTTTCGCCTTGAACAAAATGGCGACTATTGGATCTATCATCAGTTTATAGTACCTCTGacaaacaaactggccaatgAGACCATCACATTGACTACCCATGGTACCTATTTGGATTTAGGAAATCTAGAATGGTTGCTAATGCGTTGGAGTGATCCGATTAGTATGGCTGTCTATGTAAAAGCTGATAATTTCGAGGCAACTCTTAATAGATTACGTGACATCAAATATTGTTCGGGTTATGGATATATTTTCGATCAATGGGTATCGGTGCAACTGGTTTTTAATGATAAACAGGTACCAAACAATTTGCGAGCTCTGATCAACAAACAGGAGAAGGAATTTGCCTGCCACCTCTCAAATCAAGCTGAAGAGTCAAACAATAATATTCCGCCCAAACATGAACAAAACGATTACCCTATGAGCTTGCTTAAAAATGTGGCACGTTTGAATGCCAAAACATATTTTGTACTTGCCACCGAATTGGATGTTTTACCTACAATGCAGTTGGCGaaaaattttctaaaactTGCCAAACTTTATAAACCTGCACAACCATGGCGAAC AGTATATTGCGTACCCATTGTGCCGTATTTTGAACCCAAAGAGCCCGAAAAAAGATCCGATCTAGTCACTCTCGTTGCAAATTATATGAATCAAGCAAATGTATTCTATAGTCTTAAACCTGAAGATAGAGATCAGTTGAAAACTTTACGCAATTGGTTAAATTCTTCCACATCAGATGATAAAATTGGTATATATCGAGTGAGCAAATCCTCAGATTATTGTGCAACCTATATAAGCACAAATTCATATGAACCCCTTTATGATCAGCGTTTAATTGAGTCACCTTACATAGATAATGGTTTTAGG CATCAAGTTCTAACTGGACTAAACTTTGATTTCGTTGTACTTAATGGAACATTTATGACTCGTCGTCGTGCTGTCTGGTCGAATGAAAGCGAACTGAGTTCTGAGACATTAACCATAGACAAGGCAAGCCAAAAGGCACACATTTTAGAACTAATCAAATTTAACTCACTCACACTTTGGCCTCGATACCGCTAA